A genomic region of Pseudomonas migulae contains the following coding sequences:
- the ccmD gene encoding heme exporter protein CcmD, producing MSFASFGDFLAMGQHGLYVWSAYGICLVVLALNVAAPVLARKRYLQQEARRLRRENGK from the coding sequence ATGAGTTTTGCTTCATTCGGCGACTTCCTCGCCATGGGCCAGCATGGCCTGTATGTCTGGTCAGCCTATGGCATCTGCCTGGTAGTGTTGGCTCTCAACGTGGCGGCGCCGGTCCTGGCCCGCAAGCGGTATCTGCAACAAGAGGCGCGTCGTCTGCGCCGGGAGAACGGCAAGTGA
- the ccmA gene encoding cytochrome c biogenesis heme-transporting ATPase CcmA, which yields MTSPVLQTVALACERDLRLLFENLELRLASGEMLQISGPNGSGKTSLLRLLSGLMQPTAGQVLLNGQPLNEQRGELARNLLWIGHAAGIKDLLTPEENLSWLCALHQPATHEAIRAALEAVGLRGFEDVPCHTLSAGQQRRVALARLYLDSPPLWILDEPFTALDKQGVAQLEEHLGAHCERGGMVVLTTHHTLTRMPAGYRDIDLGNWAV from the coding sequence TTGACCAGTCCAGTCCTGCAAACCGTTGCCCTCGCCTGTGAGCGAGACCTTCGGCTGCTCTTCGAAAATCTCGAATTGAGACTGGCCAGTGGCGAAATGTTGCAAATCAGCGGCCCCAACGGCAGCGGCAAAACCAGTCTTTTACGTCTGCTGTCGGGTCTGATGCAACCGACCGCCGGTCAAGTGCTGCTCAACGGCCAGCCGTTGAACGAACAACGCGGTGAACTGGCGCGCAACCTGCTGTGGATCGGTCATGCAGCCGGCATCAAGGATTTGCTGACGCCGGAAGAAAACCTCAGCTGGCTCTGTGCCCTGCATCAGCCCGCCACCCATGAAGCCATTCGGGCAGCGCTTGAAGCTGTCGGACTGCGCGGTTTCGAAGATGTTCCTTGCCACACCCTGTCCGCGGGCCAGCAACGTCGTGTGGCGTTGGCGCGCCTGTATCTGGACAGTCCGCCGCTGTGGATCCTCGACGAGCCGTTCACCGCGCTCGACAAACAAGGCGTGGCGCAACTCGAAGAACACCTGGGCGCGCACTGTGAGCGCGGCGGTATGGTCGTGTTGACCACTCACCACACGCTGACCCGGATGCCGGCCGGCTATCGCGACATTGATCTGGGGAACTGGGCCGTATGA
- a CDS encoding heme ABC transporter permease codes for MNWTWFHKLGSPKWFYGISGKLLPWLSIAALLLIGVGVVWGLAFAPPDYQQGNSFRIIYIHVPAAMLAQSIYVMLAVCGIVGLVWKMKLADVALQCAAPIGAWMTAVALVTGAIWGKPTWGSWWVWDARLTSMLILLFLYFGLIALGNAISNRDSAAKACAVLAIVGVINIPIIKYSVEWWNTLHQGATFTLTEKPAMPAEMWLPLLLTALGFYCFFGAVLLLRMRLEVLKREARASWVKAEVQNSLEAAR; via the coding sequence ATGAACTGGACCTGGTTTCATAAGCTCGGCTCACCCAAATGGTTTTACGGCATCAGTGGCAAACTGCTGCCGTGGCTGAGCATTGCCGCGTTGCTGCTGATTGGCGTCGGCGTCGTTTGGGGCCTGGCCTTCGCGCCGCCTGACTACCAGCAAGGCAACAGCTTTCGCATCATCTATATCCACGTTCCGGCCGCCATGCTGGCGCAGTCCATCTACGTGATGCTGGCGGTGTGCGGGATCGTCGGGCTGGTGTGGAAGATGAAACTGGCCGACGTCGCCCTGCAATGCGCGGCCCCCATCGGTGCCTGGATGACCGCCGTGGCGCTGGTCACCGGCGCGATCTGGGGCAAGCCGACCTGGGGCTCGTGGTGGGTCTGGGATGCGCGACTTACGTCCATGCTTATTCTGCTGTTTCTGTACTTCGGTCTCATTGCGCTGGGCAACGCCATCAGCAATCGTGACAGCGCGGCCAAGGCCTGCGCGGTACTGGCGATTGTCGGCGTGATCAACATCCCGATCATCAAATACTCGGTGGAGTGGTGGAACACCCTGCACCAGGGTGCGACCTTCACCCTTACCGAAAAACCGGCAATGCCGGCCGAGATGTGGCTGCCACTGCTGCTGACGGCGCTGGGTTTCTACTGTTTCTTCGGTGCCGTGCTGCTGCTGCGCATGCGCCTTGAAGTGCTCAAGCGCGAAGCCCGCGCCAGTTGGGTAAAGGCCGAAGTGCAGAACAGTCTGGAGGCCGCTCGATGA
- a CDS encoding flagellar motor protein yields the protein MDVLSLIGIIMAFVAIIGGNYLEGGHLGALANGPAALIVLGGTIGAALLQSPMSAFKRAMQILGWILFPPRVDLAGGVDRVVNWSLTARKEGLLGLEGVADAEPDAYSRKGLQLLVDGAEPEAIRSILEVDFYTQESRDIEAAKVFESMGGYAPTIGIIGAVMGLIHVMGNLADPSQLGSGIAVAFVATIYGVASANLVLLPIAAKLKSVALRQSRYREMLLEGILSIAEGENPRSIELKLQGFMD from the coding sequence ATGGATGTACTCAGCCTTATCGGGATCATCATGGCGTTCGTCGCCATCATTGGTGGCAACTACCTTGAAGGCGGTCACCTCGGCGCGCTGGCCAACGGCCCGGCAGCGTTGATCGTGCTCGGCGGCACCATCGGTGCGGCACTGTTGCAATCGCCGATGAGCGCCTTCAAGCGCGCCATGCAGATTCTTGGCTGGATCCTGTTCCCGCCTCGCGTGGACCTGGCCGGCGGTGTCGACCGCGTGGTGAACTGGAGCCTGACCGCCCGCAAGGAAGGTCTGCTCGGTCTGGAAGGCGTGGCTGACGCCGAGCCCGACGCTTACTCGCGCAAAGGCCTGCAACTGCTGGTGGACGGTGCCGAGCCAGAGGCCATTCGCAGCATTCTGGAAGTGGATTTCTACACGCAGGAAAGCCGTGACATCGAAGCCGCCAAAGTGTTCGAGAGCATGGGCGGCTATGCGCCGACCATCGGCATCATCGGTGCGGTGATGGGCCTGATCCACGTCATGGGCAACCTGGCCGATCCGTCGCAACTGGGCAGCGGCATTGCCGTGGCGTTCGTCGCGACCATCTACGGCGTGGCCAGTGCCAACCTGGTGCTGCTGCCGATTGCCGCCAAACTCAAGTCCGTCGCGTTGCGTCAGTCGCGTTATCGCGAAATGTTGCTGGAAGGCATTCTGTCGATCGCCGAAGGTGAAAACCCTCGCTCTATCGAGTTGAAGCTTCAGGGCTTCATGGATTGA
- the ccmB gene encoding heme exporter protein CcmB, with protein sequence MSVFGLLVAREARLLFRRPAELANPLVFFAIVVSLFPLAVGPESQLLQTLSPGLVWVAALLSVLLSLDGLFRSDFEDGSLEQWVLSPHPLPLLVLAKVLAHWAFSGLALVLLAPLLALMLGLPTACLPVLLLSLLLGTPVLSLLGAVGAALTVGLKRGGLLLALLILPLYIPVLILGSGALQAALQGMPATGYLLWLGSLTALAITLTPFAIAAGLKISVGE encoded by the coding sequence ATGAGTGTTTTCGGCCTGTTGGTCGCCCGTGAGGCTCGCTTGTTGTTCCGCCGTCCCGCGGAGCTGGCCAATCCGCTCGTATTCTTCGCGATCGTGGTTTCGCTGTTCCCGTTGGCGGTCGGCCCCGAGTCTCAATTGTTGCAAACCTTGTCCCCGGGACTGGTCTGGGTGGCAGCCCTTTTATCGGTTTTGCTCTCGCTGGACGGGCTTTTCCGCAGTGATTTCGAAGACGGTTCCCTTGAACAGTGGGTCCTTTCGCCGCACCCCCTGCCTCTTCTGGTTTTGGCCAAGGTACTGGCACACTGGGCCTTCTCTGGTCTGGCACTGGTTTTGCTCGCTCCACTGCTGGCGTTGATGCTCGGTTTGCCAACCGCCTGTCTGCCGGTGTTGCTGCTTTCCCTGTTGCTCGGTACACCGGTGCTCAGCCTGCTCGGTGCGGTGGGCGCCGCCCTGACGGTGGGGTTGAAGCGTGGCGGCCTGTTGCTGGCGCTGCTGATTCTGCCGTTGTACATCCCGGTGTTGATTCTCGGCAGTGGCGCCTTGCAGGCGGCCTTGCAGGGTATGCCGGCGACCGGTTATCTCCTGTGGCTTGGCAGCCTGACCGCCCTGGCGATAACCCTGACACCTTTTGCAATAGCTGCTGGCCTGAAGATCAGCGTCGGCGAATAA
- a CDS encoding EscU/YscU/HrcU family type III secretion system export apparatus switch protein: MRNSDTPRQAIALKYDGTHAPTLTAKGDEELAEEILRIARDYEVPIYENAELVKLLARMELGDSIPEELYRTIAEIIAFAWNLKGKFPQGHDPSALMVEKDITDRGDDY, from the coding sequence ATGAGAAATTCCGATACGCCACGCCAGGCCATCGCCCTCAAATACGACGGCACCCACGCCCCGACTCTCACGGCCAAGGGCGACGAAGAGCTGGCGGAAGAAATCCTCAGGATTGCCCGCGATTATGAAGTGCCGATCTACGAGAACGCCGAGCTGGTGAAACTGCTGGCAAGGATGGAGCTGGGGGACAGTATTCCGGAAGAGTTGTATCGGACGATTGCCGAGATCATCGCGTTTGCGTGGAACCTGAAGGGCAAGTTTCCGCAGGGGCATGATCCGAGTGCGTTGATGGTCGAGAAGGACATCACCGACCGCGGGGACGATTACTGA
- a CDS encoding flagellar hook-length control protein FliK: protein MTGEMNILPLPPTTPATSRPQVVSGDLLKLLSPMEGLIAAGQSAKAEVLSLKQADQTFQLLLKVTLESGRQTTVQATSNQPLPQGTSLAITQPSASNLAITVQQAIATSVATLTRLDTAQLPVGTLLQGKVLTSQVMPQVPGQPMVFRSLVSLLNTSLSGSTLSIDSPTPLRIGTLLSALVQDTQTLKFVPLSNRQEQLAVTQQLVSQQSRQGSLDGLLKLLQNLPASNQTSSDLRAVVDKLLAGLPDVQQLSSPKGLALALANSGLFLEAKLLTGQNPTLAPDMKGDLLKLIAQLSQGLPANTNLSAIIAANTLAQTMPSFVRSALGMLGQVSAKPQPTGFPLPERFLQSLDGEDDLEHLLRLAAAAVSRLQSHQLSSLEQTGVTNDGRLMSTWQLEIPMRNMQDIVPLQVKFQREEAPEKDQPKERRDEREPKQQLWRVDLAFDMEPLGPLQIQAQLINGSLSSQLWAERPYTASLIESNLAGLRERLLASGLNVGDLDCHHGTPPQGPQTRLEQRWVDETA, encoded by the coding sequence ATGACAGGCGAAATGAACATCCTCCCGCTACCACCGACCACGCCCGCGACGTCGCGGCCGCAGGTGGTGAGCGGTGATCTGCTCAAGCTGCTCTCGCCGATGGAAGGCCTGATCGCTGCCGGACAGAGCGCCAAGGCTGAAGTGCTGTCGCTCAAGCAGGCGGACCAGACCTTTCAACTGTTGCTCAAGGTCACCCTCGAGAGTGGCCGTCAGACAACGGTTCAGGCCACCAGCAATCAGCCGTTGCCCCAGGGCACGAGCCTGGCGATTACCCAGCCATCGGCGAGCAACCTCGCCATCACCGTGCAACAGGCCATCGCCACCAGCGTCGCCACCCTCACCCGCCTCGACACGGCACAATTGCCGGTGGGCACCTTGCTGCAAGGCAAAGTGCTGACGTCCCAGGTGATGCCGCAAGTGCCGGGGCAGCCGATGGTGTTTCGCTCGCTGGTGAGCCTGCTCAACACGTCACTGAGCGGCAGCACCCTGAGCATCGACAGTCCGACGCCGCTGCGCATCGGCACTTTATTGAGCGCGCTGGTGCAAGACACCCAGACCCTGAAATTCGTCCCCCTGAGCAACCGCCAGGAACAATTGGCCGTCACCCAGCAACTGGTCAGCCAACAAAGTCGCCAGGGTTCGCTGGACGGATTGCTGAAACTGCTGCAAAACCTGCCCGCCTCGAATCAGACCTCCAGCGACCTGCGTGCCGTCGTGGACAAGCTGCTCGCCGGCCTGCCGGACGTTCAGCAACTGAGTTCGCCAAAAGGCCTGGCCCTGGCACTGGCCAATAGCGGCCTGTTTCTGGAGGCGAAACTGCTCACCGGGCAAAATCCGACACTGGCCCCAGACATGAAAGGCGATCTGCTCAAGCTGATCGCGCAACTGAGCCAGGGGCTGCCGGCCAATACCAACCTCAGCGCGATCATTGCTGCCAATACCCTGGCCCAGACGATGCCGAGCTTCGTGCGCAGCGCCCTGGGCATGCTCGGTCAGGTCAGCGCCAAACCGCAGCCGACCGGTTTCCCCCTGCCCGAGCGTTTCCTGCAAAGCCTGGACGGCGAAGATGATCTGGAGCACTTGCTGCGTTTGGCCGCAGCGGCGGTTTCACGCCTGCAAAGCCATCAACTGTCGAGCCTGGAGCAAACCGGCGTCACCAACGATGGCCGGCTGATGAGCACCTGGCAGCTGGAAATCCCGATGCGCAACATGCAGGACATCGTGCCGTTGCAGGTCAAGTTCCAGCGCGAGGAAGCTCCCGAAAAAGATCAACCCAAGGAGCGCCGTGACGAACGCGAGCCCAAGCAACAATTGTGGCGTGTCGATCTGGCGTTCGACATGGAGCCGTTGGGTCCGCTGCAGATTCAGGCGCAGTTGATCAACGGCAGCCTGTCCAGCCAGCTGTGGGCCGAGCGGCCCTACACCGCCAGCCTGATCGAGAGCAATCTGGCCGGGCTGCGTGAACGCTTGCTGGCGTCAGGCTTGAATGTCGGCGATCTCGATTGCCACCACGGCACCCCACCCCAAGGACCGCAAACCCGTCTCGAACAACGCTGGGTCGACGAAACCGCATGA
- the motD gene encoding flagellar motor protein MotD, giving the protein MARRRQPEEHVNHERWLVSYADFITLLFAFFVVMYSISSINEGKYKIISEALIGVFTDSDRALKPIPIGEERPKTVTPAKPLVKDSEQVDAGIAGASDPLKSIADDISAAFGDLISSNQMTVRGNELWVEIELNSSLLFGSGDAMPSDMAFNIIDKVAVILKPFDNPIHVEGFTDDQPIRTAQYPTNWELSSARSASIVRMLAMQGVNPGRLASVGYGEFQPVANNATAEGRARNRRVVLVVSRNLDVRRSLTGTGTANAQPDAALKRAGTQTAPAPVKSPGRESAVNSPSPALIR; this is encoded by the coding sequence ATGGCTCGTCGTCGACAACCTGAAGAACATGTAAACCATGAACGCTGGCTCGTTTCCTACGCCGACTTCATTACGTTGCTGTTCGCCTTTTTCGTGGTGATGTACTCGATTTCTTCGATCAATGAAGGCAAGTACAAGATCATCTCGGAAGCGTTGATCGGCGTGTTCACCGATTCGGATCGTGCGCTCAAGCCGATCCCCATCGGTGAAGAGCGTCCGAAAACCGTGACCCCGGCCAAGCCGCTGGTCAAGGACAGCGAGCAGGTCGATGCCGGGATTGCCGGGGCCAGTGATCCGCTGAAAAGCATTGCCGACGACATCAGCGCCGCGTTCGGCGACTTGATCAGCTCCAACCAGATGACCGTGCGCGGCAACGAGCTGTGGGTCGAGATCGAACTCAATTCCAGCCTGTTGTTCGGCAGCGGCGATGCCATGCCCAGCGACATGGCGTTCAACATCATCGATAAAGTCGCCGTGATCCTGAAGCCGTTCGACAACCCGATTCACGTCGAAGGCTTCACCGACGATCAACCGATCCGCACCGCGCAGTATCCCACCAACTGGGAATTGTCCTCGGCACGTTCGGCGAGCATCGTGCGCATGCTGGCGATGCAGGGTGTGAACCCCGGTCGACTGGCGTCGGTGGGTTACGGCGAATTCCAGCCGGTGGCCAACAACGCCACGGCAGAGGGCAGGGCGCGCAACCGTCGCGTGGTGCTGGTCGTGTCACGAAATCTCGATGTACGTCGCAGCCTCACCGGCACCGGAACCGCCAATGCGCAACCGGATGCCGCGTTGAAGCGTGCTGGCACACAAACTGCACCTGCACCGGTCAAGTCGCCGGGACGAGAGAGCGCCGTCAATTCTCCGTCACCCGCATTAATACGTTGA
- a CDS encoding ParA family protein, whose translation MRVWAVANQKGGVGKTTSSIALAGLLAEAGKRVVVVDLDPHGSMTSYFGYDPDSLEHSSYDLFLHKGSVPQGLPGQLLLPTSHASISLLPSSTALATLERQSPGQSGLGLVIAKSLAQLWQDFDYAVIDSPPLLGVLMVNALAASQQLVIPVQTEHLAVKGLERMVNTLAMINRSRKQPLAFSIVPTLFDRRTQASLGTLRVLRDKYPEEIWQGYIPVDTRLRDASRAGVTPSQFDGKSRGVLAYRALLKHMLTQQSVAQVA comes from the coding sequence ATGAGAGTCTGGGCCGTTGCCAATCAAAAGGGTGGTGTTGGTAAAACCACTTCCTCCATCGCTTTAGCCGGATTACTGGCCGAGGCGGGCAAGCGCGTGGTCGTGGTCGATCTCGACCCCCACGGCTCGATGACCAGCTACTTCGGTTACGACCCCGACAGCCTGGAACACAGCAGCTACGACCTGTTCCTGCACAAGGGCAGCGTGCCGCAAGGCTTGCCCGGTCAGTTGCTGTTGCCCACCAGTCACGCGAGTATTTCCCTGCTGCCGTCGAGCACCGCGCTGGCGACCCTTGAGCGTCAGTCGCCGGGGCAGAGTGGTCTGGGCCTGGTGATTGCCAAGAGCCTGGCGCAATTGTGGCAGGACTTCGATTACGCGGTGATCGACAGCCCGCCGTTGCTCGGTGTGTTGATGGTCAATGCCTTGGCGGCCAGTCAGCAATTGGTGATACCGGTGCAGACCGAGCACCTGGCGGTCAAAGGCCTGGAGCGCATGGTCAACACCTTGGCGATGATCAACCGTTCACGCAAACAGCCGCTGGCATTCAGCATCGTGCCGACCCTGTTCGATCGCCGGACCCAAGCCTCCCTCGGGACCTTGCGGGTCTTGCGCGACAAATATCCCGAAGAAATCTGGCAGGGCTACATCCCTGTCGATACGCGGTTGCGCGACGCCAGCCGTGCCGGCGTCACGCCTTCGCAATTCGACGGCAAGAGCCGCGGCGTATTGGCTTATCGCGCACTGCTCAAGCACATGCTGACGCAGCAATCCGTTGCGCAGGTGGCGTGA
- a CDS encoding CheW domain-containing protein — translation MNRPVKITSRPQLALQSYLDSLLMEATEELPPEIEAIPEVVEVEAALDEFQAAVLEEQARDAQKPVEKPVAVAAPIAAPVVKAPVALIEAPAPVLAPVSTIAPLLQALVPPIVEVHLPPSNTPPPVETDGRPAWAAEPFECLLFDVAGLTLAVPLVCLGSIYSLAGQELTALFGQPEWFLGILPSQAGNLKVLDTARWVMPDRYRDDFRQGLQYVISVQGYEWGLAVHQVSRSLRLDPNEIKWRSHRGQRPWLAGTVIEHMCALLDVSALAELIASGGAKHMSGSKPVHKPT, via the coding sequence ATGAATCGCCCGGTGAAAATCACGTCCCGTCCGCAACTTGCGCTTCAGTCCTATCTGGACAGCTTGCTGATGGAGGCGACCGAAGAGTTGCCGCCGGAAATCGAAGCAATTCCCGAGGTCGTCGAGGTTGAAGCGGCGCTGGACGAATTCCAGGCCGCGGTGCTTGAAGAGCAGGCCCGCGATGCGCAGAAACCGGTCGAGAAACCGGTAGCCGTTGCCGCGCCGATCGCAGCGCCCGTGGTGAAAGCCCCGGTGGCGCTGATCGAAGCGCCGGCGCCGGTTCTGGCGCCCGTCTCGACCATCGCGCCGCTCCTGCAAGCCTTGGTGCCGCCGATCGTCGAAGTTCATCTGCCACCGAGCAACACGCCGCCACCGGTGGAAACCGACGGTCGTCCTGCCTGGGCCGCCGAGCCGTTCGAATGCCTGTTGTTCGATGTCGCCGGGTTGACCCTGGCGGTGCCGCTGGTGTGCCTGGGCTCGATTTATTCCCTGGCCGGTCAGGAGCTGACGGCGCTGTTCGGTCAGCCGGAATGGTTCCTCGGGATCCTGCCGAGCCAGGCCGGCAATCTGAAAGTGCTCGATACCGCCCGCTGGGTCATGCCCGACCGCTATCGCGATGACTTCCGTCAGGGCCTGCAATACGTTATTTCGGTTCAGGGCTACGAGTGGGGGCTGGCGGTGCATCAGGTCAGCCGCTCGTTGCGCCTGGACCCGAACGAAATCAAATGGCGCAGCCACCGTGGTCAACGGCCATGGCTGGCAGGCACGGTGATTGAACACATGTGTGCGTTGCTCGACGTTTCCGCGCTGGCCGAGTTGATCGCCAGCGGCGGGGCAAAGCACATGAGCGGCAGCAAGCCGGTCCACAAACCGACATAA
- a CDS encoding DUF2802 domain-containing protein — MILEVAVIVLFLFWAGTLAMFLAYIRGQRLIAAQQAQGDALRDQRIKDLAKRVDDYQSGSVRMGEDLHELRAVVGPLPDKLAQLEQRDPSSLSFAQAARLVGMGASVDELTQSCGLTQAEAELMSKLHKN, encoded by the coding sequence TTGATTCTCGAGGTTGCGGTCATTGTCCTGTTCCTCTTCTGGGCAGGCACGCTGGCGATGTTTCTGGCGTACATTCGGGGCCAGCGGCTGATCGCTGCACAACAGGCCCAGGGCGATGCGCTGCGTGATCAGCGCATCAAGGACCTGGCCAAGCGCGTTGACGACTATCAGAGCGGCAGCGTGCGCATGGGTGAAGACCTGCACGAACTGCGCGCCGTCGTCGGGCCGTTGCCGGACAAGCTGGCTCAGCTTGAACAGCGCGACCCGTCGAGCCTGTCGTTTGCCCAGGCAGCACGCCTGGTCGGAATGGGCGCGAGCGTCGATGAACTGACTCAGTCCTGCGGGTTGACCCAGGCTGAGGCGGAGTTGATGAGCAAGCTGCACAAGAACTGA
- a CDS encoding chemotaxis protein CheW, which translates to MNDKASSAKGSEDPILQWVTFKLDNETYGINVMRVQEVLRYTEIAPVPGAPSYVLGIINLRGNVVTVIDTRQRFGLMNAEISDNTRIVIIEADKQVVGIMVDSVAEVVYLRQSEIETAPNVGNEESAKFIQGVCNKNNELLILVELDKMMSEEEWSELESI; encoded by the coding sequence ATGAATGATAAGGCGTCGTCTGCAAAAGGTTCCGAAGATCCGATCCTGCAATGGGTAACCTTCAAGCTGGACAATGAAACCTACGGCATCAACGTGATGCGCGTTCAGGAAGTCCTGCGTTACACCGAAATCGCCCCGGTCCCGGGTGCCCCGAGCTACGTGCTGGGTATCATCAACCTGCGCGGTAACGTGGTCACCGTGATCGACACCCGTCAGCGCTTCGGCCTGATGAATGCCGAGATCAGCGACAACACCCGGATCGTCATCATCGAAGCCGACAAGCAAGTGGTCGGGATCATGGTCGACAGCGTGGCCGAAGTGGTTTACCTGCGTCAGTCGGAAATCGAAACCGCACCGAACGTGGGTAACGAAGAGTCCGCCAAGTTCATTCAAGGCGTGTGCAACAAGAACAACGAATTGCTGATCCTGGTCGAGCTGGACAAGATGATGAGCGAAGAAGAATGGTCGGAACTGGAGAGTATCTGA
- the ccmE gene encoding cytochrome c maturation protein CcmE produces MNPLRKKRLIIILAILVGVGAAVGLALSALQQNINLFYTPTQIANGEAPQDTRIRAGGMVEKGSLQRSGDSLDVKFIVTDFNKSVTISYRGILPDLFREGQGIVALGKLNADGVVVADEVLAKHDEKYMPPEVTKALKDSGQSAPTPAKEG; encoded by the coding sequence GTGAATCCGCTGCGCAAAAAGCGTCTTATCATCATTCTCGCGATCCTGGTGGGTGTCGGCGCTGCCGTCGGCCTGGCCCTGAGCGCCCTGCAGCAGAACATCAACCTGTTTTACACCCCGACGCAAATCGCCAATGGTGAAGCACCGCAGGACACGCGCATTCGTGCCGGCGGCATGGTCGAGAAAGGTTCGCTGCAACGGTCCGGCGATTCGCTGGACGTGAAATTCATCGTTACCGACTTCAACAAATCCGTGACCATCAGCTATCGCGGGATCCTGCCGGATCTGTTCCGCGAAGGGCAGGGCATCGTCGCCCTGGGCAAGCTCAACGCTGACGGCGTGGTGGTGGCCGATGAAGTGCTGGCCAAGCACGATGAAAAGTACATGCCGCCTGAAGTGACCAAGGCCCTGAAAGACAGCGGCCAGTCGGCACCCACTCCAGCAAAAGAGGGCTAA